A window of the Lactuca sativa cultivar Salinas chromosome 5, Lsat_Salinas_v11, whole genome shotgun sequence genome harbors these coding sequences:
- the LOC111902368 gene encoding scopoletin 8-hydroxylase, whose amino-acid sequence MALSFNDENSLFNFVVKEGNGVKGLMDSGLTEVPRRFIQPPDERLDKQHAAAPSSENMIIDLSELDGPNHDQVVKAISHAAETLGFFQVVNHGVPLELLDSLKTATHKFFDQPAEKKATYLKEVSDNPMIMYATSFIPEKEKVWMWRDFFKMTYTNDDDALQYWPNECKEVVLEYVKTSTVMMKKLLQVLIGNLGVKLNDSRLDTLLGSKSVHMIFCPTCPNPELTIGVRKHSDKGTLTMLLQDDIGGLYVKKGENLSSGDEEWIEVPPIHGALGVNVGDMLQILSNGRYKSAEHVVRTTNTASRVSVPIFNAPLPVAIIGPFPELVASDGVARYRDINYKEYTNNIDIEKPCGRKMALEFVSI is encoded by the exons ATGGCTCTAAGCTTCAATGATGAGAATTCACTATTCAACTTCGTCGTGAAAGAAGGAAATGGTGTCAAAGGTCTCATGGACTCCGGTCTCACCGAGGTACCACGTCGTTTCATCCAACCACCCGACGAACGACTCGACAAGCAACATGCTGCAGCCCCATCGTCTGAAAACATGATCATTGATCTATCGGAGCTTGATGGACCTAACCATGATCAAGTGGTCAAGGCCATATCCCATGCTGCTGAAACTCTAGGCTTCTTTCAGGTGGTGAATCATGGTGTGCCATTAGAGCTCCTAGACTCGCTTAAAACTGCAACTCACAAGTTTTTTGACCAACCAGCTGAAAAGAAAGCGACATATCTCAAGGAGGTGAGCGATAATCCGATGATCATGTATGCAACAAGCTTTATTCCTGAGAAAGAGAAGGTTTGGATGTGGAGAGACTTTTTTAAAATGACATACACCAACGATGATGATGCCCTTCAGTATTGGCCTAATGAATGCAA GGAAGTGGTGCTGGAGTACGTAAAGACATCAACGGTGATGATGAAAAAACTATTACAAGTACTAATTGGAAACCTAGGAGTGAAACTAAACGATTCAAGACTTGATACACTTTTAGGTTCAAAGTCAGTGCACATGATCTTCTGCCCGACTTGTCCAAACCCTGAGTTAACTATAGGTGTTAGGAAGCACTCTGATAAGGGCACGCTAACAATGCTTCTACAAGATGACATTGGTGGATTATACGTGAAAAAAGGCGAAAACTTATCATCTGGAGACGAAGAGTGGATCGAGGTTCCACCCATCCATGGTGCTCTAGGCGTCAACGTTGGCGATATGTTACAG ATTTTAAGCAATGGAAGGTACAAAAGTGCAGAACACGTAGTGCGAACCACAAACACTGCATCAAGAGTGTCGGTCCCTATATTCAATGCTCCGCTTCCTGTTGCAATTATAGGACCCTTTCCGGAGCTGGTGGCTAGTGATGGGGTCGCTAGATACAGAGATATCAATTACAAAGAGTACACGAACAACATCGATATTGAGAAACCCTGTGGAAGAAAGATGGCTCTTGAATTCGTGTCTATTTAA